One Helianthus annuus cultivar XRQ/B chromosome 7, HanXRQr2.0-SUNRISE, whole genome shotgun sequence genomic region harbors:
- the LOC110887865 gene encoding uncharacterized protein LOC110887865 produces the protein MSDDIALNLRQVAGTSYMHFGGPNLQQYVLYEIELLLNSNTSSRSLVDFGLPMPPVTMVTALRNWLLMEEKCYDLEALAAQNFTMLRGLNLRQRKIYDMVLKSVNDDVQEIIFVYGHGGTGKTYLWTTIIAALRSTGKIVLAVAASGIASLLLLSGRTAHSRFKIPLDLTDDSLCYIKKHTQLAQVLMERSLIIWDEAPMSDRRCFESLDKSLGDVLGNQDKPFGGKTVLLGGDFRQILPVKPKASKAEIIASSLPRSYFWDKFRVHRLTKNMRLSQSNATITEKVVIASFSKWLLDVGDNKTGAVDKESLSDSKFIDIPAQYVIQSGETDYES, from the coding sequence ATGAGTGACGACATAGCTCTCAATTTAAGGCAAGTTGCTGGGACATCATACATGCATTTTGGTGGTCCAAATTTGCAACAATACGTACTCTATGAGATAGAATTGCttcttaattcaaacacaagcTCCCGCTCGCTCGTAGATTTTGGTCTTCCAATGCCTCCTGTCACCATGGTCACAGCGCTTAGAAATTGGTTGCTTATGGAAGAAAAGTGCTATGATCTTGAGGCACTAGCTGCCCAAAATTTTACAATGTTACGTGGTCTAAATCTTCGGCAGCGAAAAATATATGACATGGTCCTTAAATCAGTAAATGATGACGTACAAGAAATTATATTTGTGTATGGCCATGGGGGTACAGGCAAAACGTATCTTTGGACGACCATTATTGCTGCACTTAGGTCGACTGGAAAGATTGTTTTAGCAGTAGCAGCATCTGGAATTGCCTCATTATTATTGCTATCAGGAAGAACAGCCCACTCTCGATTCAAAATCCCATTGGATTTAACTGATGACTCTTTATGCTACATAAAAAAACACACGCAACTTGCACAAGTACTCATGGAAAGATCCCTTATAATTTGGGACGAGGCGCCAATGAGCGATCGTCGGTGCTTCGAATCTTTAGATAAAAGTCTCGGAGATGTTCTTGGAAACCAAGATAAACCATTTGGTGGAAAAACAGTACTACTGGGAGGAGACTTCAGACAAATACTTCCGGTTAAACCAAAAGCTTCAAAAGCAGAAATCATAGCATCATCACTACCCAGGTCTTATTTCTGGGACAAATTCAGGGTTCACAGGCTCACGAAGAACATGCGCCTATCACAATCCAATGCAACTATCACTGAAAAAGTAGTTATAGCATCCTTCTCCAAATGGCTACTTGATGTTGGGGATAACAAGACAGGTGCAGTTGACAAAGAATCACTGTCAgactcaaaattcattgatataCCTGCACAATATGTTATCCAATCCGGAGAGACGGACTATGAGAGTTAA